A window of Hordeum vulgare subsp. vulgare chromosome 5H, MorexV3_pseudomolecules_assembly, whole genome shotgun sequence genomic DNA:
gactagctcgttgatcaaagatggtcaaggtttcctgaccataggcaagtgttgtcacttgataacgggatcacatcattaggagaatcatgtgatggactagacccaaactaatagacgtagcatgttgatcctgtcattttgttgctactgttttctgtgtgtcaagtatttgttcctatgaccatgtgatcatataactcactgacaccggaggaatgctttgtgtgtatgaaacgtcgcaacgtaactgggtgactataaagatgctctacaggtatctcagaaggtgttagttgagttagtatggagcaagactgggatttgtcactccgtgtgacggagaggtatctcggggcccactcggtaatacaacatcacacacaagccttgcaagcaatgtagcttagtgtaagttacgggatcttgtattacggaacgagtaaagagacttgcgggtaaacgagattgaaataggtatgcggatactgacgatcgaatctcacgcaagtaacataccgaaaggacaaagggaatgacatacgggattatatgaatccttggcactgaggttcaaacgataagatcttcgtagaatatgtaggatccaatatgggcatccaggtcccgctattggatattgaccgaggaatcactcgggtcatgtctacatagtcctcgaacccgcagggtgtgcacacttaaggttcgacattgttttatgcgtatttgagttatatggttggttaccgaatgttgttcgaagtcccggatgagatcatggacatcacgagggttttcggaatggtccggaaacgatgattgatatataggatgacttcatttggttaccggaaggttttcgggcattaccgggaatgtaccgggaatgacgaatgggttctggatcttcaccgggaggggggaccacccacccgggagggcccaaggaccttgggggtggcgcaccaagtagttagggtcagcccaaggctgtcttgcgcaagagagaaagaaaatccaaaagaagagaaaaaaaaaaggaaaggtgggaaagaagagaaggactccaccttccaatcctagttggactaggattggaggaggactcctcctccccttggtggcgcagcccttggggctccttgagcctcaaggcaagcctcccctcccctcctaatatatatatggagctattagggctgatttgagacaacttttgccacggcagcccgaccacatacctccatggtttttcctctagatcgcgttcactacaagaaatatgctcatatgtgatgttttttgaaaatgtcgttgacgaattcgtcataaatctatgacgatttcatcagagatcatcgtaaaccgtttgaggggatcaaatctacatataaattacgatgatgtgagtcaaaacgtcgtaaccgcataagatgagatcgtcataacttttacgacgattgtagaaatgtcgtaacatgttctaactatgttgacatgtcactcgtgggtccattctatcccatctaatcctagtttgtgaagcaacctactattctatcatttcgaaaattctcgaaaaaatctcataaatactttggactatatatttctcaaatatgtgaaaaccctcccttccatagttcaaaaatattcattttcctattctgttcagaatagcactttgtgaaggaagtgctatttctatttcttttattaccctcatattgtttgggcactctttcctatccaaatcattgcctcatgaaaactttcgtaacgatttgcctagtaaatctttctcagcaaatttccaaagtttgtgttcagctaacggctttatgaaggaagtactagataagaATATCTTGATGAGTTCAAaatttccacatcatctatgtgcccaaaacatagctctccataaaattttagccacatctaacaatccacgtgagctcatcatccaatctttgtttctggtaatattttcattttgtgaagaaaCTAgactttatattgctttatagttgatgaaaatttaccacgggatgacactgaccatataacctcactccaccaaattttaactCATTTAATTccgccagtttccctcaatatttttcccaatattctgttcagtagagagcattgtgaaggaagtataatttttctttatccaaattttatgaaatttttacagtaccttaatgtgcccaaattatcatcctcctccaaatttcagcttaatccaatcatctatgtgaaccCAGTTTCAATTGCCATtttttgtccagattggcacattgtaaaggaagtgtcactttttcATATCCAAATGTTATAATTTTTATAAAGTGCCTTCAtacgcccaaattaacatcatacaccaaatttcagctcaatccattcattcatttgatcccatcttcaacatccatatttctgcacaatgtgttagtttgcaaagcaagtgccacctatattcatccatttgagctaaaaatttgccaagagagtctccttagtagatgatcatactcagccaaaatttagtcccattgtctatgtgaattacccgcaccgctaatcaaacacttggctgctaatttatgtttgagcttagttcggtctccttgtgagattcttctattgtattcttattgctaacacctatcgagggattgtccaacccaccagacatgcctattccacctagaacgcatggcaacgcaacggtcaggcggtgaccatgcggctgacatgcaagttcacgcactttggagttggggccctcgaccaccatccaaacctcgacgtcaaggcaccacaccatgtatttctaattaaatagatacttatatacctataaatgatttttgggaaaaataaagagcaaactataatgcagctgcagttcaaatttaacccgcttccaactaaatcgacataaatttgtctttttcacgagaggtggataaaagattttaacacccaaccatattgtcaattgtacattaaatatggactagtattttataaaaataatttggtccaattttgaaacaaatatatggtaggtccttcacaaaaaaactcattttggtcacttgaaaaatggaaaatgaatttttcatacaaggaaaatgaaaacttacttaatcaacattgttttccattccaatatgcacccttgtgcataatattatatcatttcaacaaactatgtcatgaatgtggtcataagattgatcatttggcttgaaagccatgaatcttcacacatgatagcccatttctaagaacacttatttaaaataattgtcgcattacttgtttattatttttcctggtaacgttgtcacatataatgacacaatgcaatggttttccatttttttgaatttgttttgaatttttcatggtcatttcaaaacgcggtcaaaacatcgggtatgaccgttcctacctagtggttgaaccttgacaatattttggtgtttctacgATTAAATatatacttgtgtacctaaaatgatttttaagaaaaataaagagcaaactataatgtagctgcagttcaaatttgacccgctttcagctGATTCAACGGAAATTTGCCTTTTTCACAAGAGGTCGATAAAATccattaacacccaaccatttggtcaattgtacattaaatatgtcctagtatgttagaaaaatgatttggtacaattttgttacaaatatatggtaggtccttcacaaaaaaactcattttgggcacttaaaaatggaaaatgaatttttcatgcaaggaaaatgaaaacttccttaagtagcattgtttgccatttcaatatgcacccttgtgcaaaatattagatcttttgaacaaactatgccatgaatgtgactataagattgatcatttggcttgaaagccattaatcttcacacatgatagctcatttccgagaatattttttaaaaatacttgccatattacaaggttattattttacctagtaactttgtcacatataatgacacaatgtgaaggttttctatttttttgattttgttttgaattttaagTTGAGTGAATACATAAAATATGGTCTAAGTTGAGTGAATATTTGAGTGATGCCCTTTTGCACAATATTTTTTTATAGATGATTCACAAAATCTACTTATTTTTAGCAGTtagaaactactccctccattctaaaatataaggtgtattagtttttttAAAAGTCAAACTATGTCTATGTATAAATGATCAAAAATAGCTAGAAAGGTCGGAAATGCATACAACTCGGTGATCATACATAAAATGTGATCTAAGTTGGGTGAATATTTTAGTGATGCCCTTttgcacaatattttttataGCCGATTCACAAAATCTACTTATTTTTAGCACTTCGAAACTAATATTTAAAACCGTAGATGTTTCCAACCATgttaaaatttaaaaataaagtcaggcgataaaagttttcgaatgtcaaaataaaaatgttcgggtGTGTCGAATATTACCTAAGAGATTTTTACTTTAGAAATTGTTAATTTTAAGGGGTTTTATTGCGCTAAAATAAGAAAATCTGTTAaataatgaaataaaaacagaaacaactaataaaaagggaaaagaaaCCCCCTCGGCCCAAACTGGGCCGGCCCCATCCAGCCCACCTAACCGGGGGTATTTAACCCCCGTCTAACCCTAAATCCACCCACAGCCTCCCAGTCCACCCCACGCCGCCAGCCCACGCCGCCACCCCATCCCTCCCCTCACGCACAGCGCCACCGCCGACCGCGCCGGCCCTCCCTATCCGGTGAGATCCGGCGGTGCGTCCTCCAGCGGCCCACGAGCTCTCTCTCGCTCTAACCCACCCAACCCAAGTCGCCTCGTCTCTCCGCACGAACtcctctccctcgccgccgcccgcaccGCCGCCACCCACACCACCCGGTTCCGGTGAGCTCCATCCGCACGCAGCACACCGGCGAGATCCGGGCCTCCCATGGCTTCCCTGGCGGTGAGATCCGGCCTCCGCTCCCTGGCGGCACGTGCCAGGGCCCCGCCCCGGCCCCGATCGGACGCCGCATGTCCTCCTTCGCCTGCCTCCGTGCCGCGCCGCGCAGCGCTGTGCGTGATCTGAGGCTCGCGCCGCATTGACAAGAAGGGAACCCCGTCCCCGCGAGATCCCGTCaggcgccctcctccccgccgacgGGGATGGTGCGGCCGGTGGGCCTCCTCGACCCGACGACGAGGCGGCGTCCGTTCCTCGACCCGCGCGCCTCACCTCGTCTCCACCGCGGCGGCCGGACCGTCATGGACTACTCGCTGGCGGCGCTGAAGATGTTCGCCTCGTAGCTGGTGGGATCCACGACGACCCCTCCTCTGAGGGCTCCTCCCCGGCGCAGATGCTCTTCGGCATCCGCTTCCAGCGCGCTTGGATCCAGGTCCCGCCCTCTCTCTCGgtcctttcctttcctttcctttgctCTGCCCTGACGGCTCGCTGTGGCAGGCAGGGCATGGTGGTGCGCGTGGACTACAGCAGCGTCGGCGACGGGAGGCTGTTCGTGGATGACGGCTCCTGCGTCACCGAGCTCATGCTCCGGCCCGCGGATGCCAAGGGCCAGCCCTGGCGCCCAGGTTCTCCCAATCTCTCTGACTTTTGTCTTGCACTCTTTGATTTTTACACCATGAGTCCAGACAAAAAGGGAAGGGATCGGTGGTGCAACAACTCCTACTGCTTCTCGGTATGGGAGCATCACATCAGGGAAGCAAACGCACGCTAAGTTACGACTTTAGGCTTCTAAATCTTAGCTTCTGTTCACCTCAAAATGCATCTCGGTTGTGCTGATATGTGTCGTCTTTGCAGCATGCCCAACATGTGTTTGTGTTAATGCCTGAATGAAAAACTATGGCCACAAATTCGACTGTTAAGTGCAATCTTGACGGTCATTGTTCATTTTGATTTTCTATAAAAACTAGACCAATCCTTTTAGTTGCTTCACATATACCACGTTCTATATACTTAATCATCATGTCTTTCATGAGTCTGTAATCTCAAAAGTTGCCTCGGTTTGTTAGGTACTTTCACATCACACGTCTAATCTGAATTTGACCAAGTCTGTGCTATATGAAAAATATCCCACCTCATGCAATGGATATCTGTTTTGATTTGCTTTCTTGGTGATCAACAAAATTTAACACGAACCTTACTTTTTTATGCATAGTGGATCTGGTGCTGGTGCTTCACTACAAAGTACTGGAATTTTGTGGCCACTGCTAATGATAATATCATTCTTTCTACAAGCTGCTGATACAGTATTGAAGGTAGCAAGTCTGTTAATTAGTTGATTGACTAATTTCTGTACTTTAGCTTCCAGTTTTACCTGATACAACTAAAGTATGATTGTTGCAGGAAATAATATTTATAGATGCTGCGAAGAATTTGAAGGTACTGCTGTTCTCCCATAGTTGTCACCTAGCAATATTTTATTTAAGATGTAGAACTTGCTCTTTAGAAGGCATGCTTACTGTTAGCTGCTATCTTTTCATTGTGTTTGTGAGATGCCTTTCCCATTCcgatatttttgttttgtttccagGGTGGCTCAGTTGATCACTTGTCTCAGTTTGTGGTGCTAGATGTTACTAGGGGGATAAATGCAGTTATCTCTTAAGAAAAGAAGTTAATAACTGTTGATTAACTACCATGCATTATTCAGTTTCTGAAATTAGCACTTAATAAAAGAAAATGTCTTAACTTGGGTTCCTACAACTACCTTGGTTTTGCTGCAGCAGATGAGTACTGCACTCCTCGTGTTATCAAGTCACTCAAGAAATAATCTGCCAGTACTTGCAGTGCCTGAGTTGATGGTGGTAGGTAGGTGCTTGTTCTGTGATTAGTAACAAAAACTATAGTTCCTTTG
This region includes:
- the LOC123398553 gene encoding uncharacterized protein LOC123398553; this encodes MLFGIRFQRAWIQVPPSLSVLSFPFLCSALTARCGRQGMVVRVDYSSVGDGRLFVDDGSCVTELMLRPADAKGQPWRPGSPNLSDFCLALFDFYTMSPDKKGRDRWCNNSYCFSVWEHHIREANAR